Proteins encoded by one window of Channa argus isolate prfri chromosome 1, Channa argus male v1.0, whole genome shotgun sequence:
- the ddx39b gene encoding DEAD (Asp-Glu-Ala-Asp) box polypeptide 39B, whose protein sequence is MTENDVDNELLDYEEDEVEAAAAGDVGGAGGMSIRREGVKGSYVSIHSSGFRDFLLKPELLRAIVDCGFEHPSEVQHECIPQAILGMDVLCQAKSGMGKTAVFVLATLQQLEPITGQVSVLVMCHTRELAFQISKEYERFSKYMPSVKVAVFFGGLSIKKDEEVLKKDSPHIVVGTPGRILALTRNKTLNLRHIKHFILDECDKMLEQLDMRRDVQEIFRMTPHEKQVMMFSATLSKEIRPVCRKFMQDPMEIFVDDETKLTLHGLQQYYVKLKDNEKNRKLFDLLDVLEFNQVVIFVKSVQRCVALAQLLVEQNFPAIAIHRGMPQEERLSRYQQFKDFQRRILVATNLFGRGMDIERVNIAFNYDMPEDSDTYLHRVARAGRFGTKGLAITFVSDESDARTLNDVQDRFEVNISELPEEIDISSYIEPAR, encoded by the exons ATGACTGAGAATGATGTGGACAACGAGCTGTTGGACTATGAGGAGGATGAAGTGGAGGCTGCAGCGGCTGGGGATGTTGGAGGTGCAGGGGGCATGTCGATAAGAAGGGAGGGAGTGAAGGGCTCCTATGTGTCCATTCACTCCTCCGGATTCAGAGACTTCCTGCTGAAACCTGAACTGCTCAGAGCCATAGTGGACTGTGGGTTTGAGCATCCATCTGAGG ttcaGCATGAATGCATCCCTCAGGCGATCCTCGGTATGGATGTGCTCTGTCAGGCCAAGTCTGGAATGGGGAAGACTGCAGTGTTTGTTCTTGCcacactgcagcagctggagcCCATTACTGGACAG GTGTCTGTTCTAGTGATGTGTCATACCAGAGAGCTGGCCTTTCAGATCAGCAAGGAGTATGAGAGATTTTCAAAGTACATGCCCTCTGTCAag GTGGCAGTGTTCTTTGGAGGGCTGTCCAtaaagaaagatgaagaggtGCTGAAGAAGGACAGTCCTCACATTGTGGTGGGAACACCGGGGAGGATTCTGGCGCTGACACGCAACAAGACACTCAACTTGCGTCACATCAAACATTTCATCCTGGATGAGTGTGACAAGATGCTGGAGCAGCTCG ATATGCGCAGAGATGTCCAGGAGATTTTCCGCATGACTCCCCATGAGAAGCAAGTCATGATGTTCAGTGCGACCCTGAGTAAAGAGATCCGTCCAGTCTGCAGAAAATTCATGCAAGAT CCGATGGAAATCTTTGTGGACGACGAGACCAAGCTGACTCTGCATGGACTGCAGCAGTACTACGTCAAGCTGAAGGAcaatgagaaaaacagaaagctcTTTGATCTCCTAGATGTGCTGGAGTTCAATCAG GTGGTCATCTTTGTGAAGTCTGTTCAGCGGTGTGTAGCTCTGGCTCAGCTTCTAGTGGAGCAGAACTTCCCCGCTATTGCCATTCATCGAGGGATGCCTCAGGAGGAACG TTTATCTCGCTACCAGCAGTTCAAGGACTTCCAGAGGAGAATCCTTGTGGCTACCAACCTGTTTGGACGAGGGATGGACATTGAGAGGGTCAACATCGCCTTTAATTATGACATGCCAGAAGACTCTGACACTTACCTACACAGG gtGGCCCGTGCAGGGAGGTTTGGTACAAAGGGCCTGGCTATCACGTTTGTATCTGATGAAAGTGATGCTCGCACACTAAATGATGTTCAGGACCGCTTTGAGGTTAACATCAGCGAACTGCCAGAGGAGATCGACATCTCCTCTTACA TTGAACCAGCGCGATAG
- the polr1h gene encoding DNA-directed RNA polymerase I subunit RPA12, with translation MSCFVGDSNFCSECGNVLPLPGIQDTVHCPRCSFSISVAEFSGKEIRSTVLFNPVEQSSVALEDEKDSELKGPVIDRRCSRCNKEGMVYHTRQMRSADEGQTVFFTCIHCRYQEKEDS, from the exons ATGTCATGTTTTGTTGGTGATTCCAACTTCTGCTCAGAGTGTGGGAATGTTCTTCCTCTCCCAGGGATTCAGGACACAGTCCATTGCCCACGCTGCTCCTTCTCCATCTCAGTAGCAG AGTTTTCAGGCAAGGAGATCCGCTCCACTGTTCTTTTCAACCCGGTGGAGCAGTCATCAGTAGCTCTGGAGGATGAGAAGGACTCCGAACTAAAGGGACCTGTG ATTGACCGGCGCTGCTCTCGTTGCAATAAAGAGGGGATGGTTTATCACACCAGGCAAATGAGATCTGCAGATGAAGGACAGACTGTCTTCTTTACCTGTATACACTGCAG